In Acinetobacter sp. C32I, one genomic interval encodes:
- a CDS encoding sporulation protein yields the protein MFSKIMSGLGLQGVTLETRLFNSTLQAGETLRGEINFKGGSTDKEIKGLYLQLMTMAEVESGDHEFNQPLVLDQWLISANFSLPANQSHNIPFTMEIPHETPITEVSCRRNGTRVWINTRLDVDWGVDATDRDYLSVLPTPAMHMFLQAMQQCGFVLSTVDVEKGQLTAHNFRSTIGCYQELEFVSSSLFSGFNEVEVSFVAEPHQTHVMLEVDRRHRSDQLLSMTIPHHLLDVQQMAQQIRHLLQIK from the coding sequence ATGTTTAGCAAAATTATGTCAGGCTTAGGCCTGCAAGGTGTCACGCTGGAAACCCGTTTGTTTAATTCAACCTTACAAGCAGGGGAGACACTACGCGGTGAGATTAACTTTAAAGGAGGCTCAACCGATAAAGAAATTAAAGGCCTCTATCTGCAATTAATGACCATGGCGGAGGTAGAGTCCGGCGATCATGAATTTAATCAGCCTTTGGTTTTGGATCAATGGTTAATCAGTGCTAATTTTTCATTGCCAGCAAATCAATCGCACAATATTCCTTTCACCATGGAAATCCCACATGAAACACCGATTACCGAAGTTTCTTGCCGTCGTAACGGAACACGGGTCTGGATCAATACCCGTCTGGATGTAGATTGGGGCGTGGATGCAACGGATCGTGATTATTTAAGCGTCCTGCCAACACCTGCCATGCACATGTTTTTACAAGCCATGCAGCAATGTGGATTTGTATTATCCACTGTGGATGTGGAAAAAGGCCAACTGACTGCACATAACTTTAGATCGACCATTGGCTGCTACCAAGAACTTGAATTTGTCTCTTCGAGCCTATTCAGTGGTTTCAATGAAGTGGAAGTATCTTTTGTGGCTGAACCACACCAAACCCATGTCATGCTTGAGGTTGATCGCCGTCACCGCTCAGATCAATTATTGTCGATGACGATTCCACACCACCTCTTGGATGTTCAGCAAATGGCGCAGCAAATTCGCCATTTATTGCAGATCAAATAA
- a CDS encoding DUF2252 domain-containing protein, which produces MTKQQIKLPKQLWTAESIDLTRHSYQGKLLSKSEGFQLGKTQRKKVPRENLAQLSVRPKGTTALTLYDWSNQGRLVQLQPIRAKRMSVSPFTFYRGMPALMLFDQVWEQHNSGLFQQICGDCHLSNFGGFASPERNLLFGINDFDETLVAPFEWDLKRLVTSFVIAAKDIGLGERSGLKAIKTMLNSYRKHLLENMALSPLQVWYEKVDATTLLENTECRKLRKKRAKHLDSAQKRNAHSVLPKLTQQDGETGFRHFIDDAPLLWHPKADEPFAEQVDEFFQRYRNSLKYDRQVLFDRYQRTDVAIKVVGVGSVGTRSAIALFEDADREPLILQMKEANPSILSPLFKDKVAHEGERVIHGQQLMQAASDIFLGFSNLKQDFHVRQLRDMKISVDLADMDDEYFYEYAESCGLALAHAHAKAGNADVLMGYLGEGSTIVEVLQDYAIQSAERNLNDYQQFMNAVADGQIQLAGDDAL; this is translated from the coding sequence ATGACAAAACAACAAATCAAATTACCAAAACAACTCTGGACCGCAGAGAGTATTGATCTCACACGACATAGCTATCAAGGCAAGTTATTGAGCAAAAGCGAAGGCTTTCAATTAGGTAAGACACAACGAAAAAAAGTTCCACGTGAAAACTTGGCTCAACTTTCAGTACGTCCCAAAGGTACCACTGCGTTAACGCTTTATGATTGGAGCAATCAAGGACGCCTAGTACAATTACAGCCGATTCGTGCCAAGCGGATGAGTGTCTCGCCGTTTACGTTCTATCGTGGTATGCCCGCGCTAATGCTGTTTGACCAAGTATGGGAACAACACAATTCAGGCTTGTTTCAGCAAATTTGTGGCGATTGCCATTTAAGCAACTTTGGCGGTTTTGCCAGCCCTGAACGTAACCTGTTATTTGGAATCAATGACTTTGATGAAACCTTGGTTGCACCATTTGAGTGGGATTTAAAACGTCTGGTGACCAGTTTTGTGATTGCGGCCAAAGACATTGGCTTGGGAGAGCGCAGCGGCTTAAAAGCCATTAAAACCATGCTGAATAGCTATCGCAAACACTTACTTGAAAATATGGCCTTATCCCCATTGCAAGTTTGGTATGAAAAGGTTGATGCCACTACTTTATTAGAAAATACCGAATGTCGAAAACTGAGAAAGAAACGTGCCAAGCATTTGGATTCAGCCCAAAAGCGCAATGCACATTCGGTGTTACCTAAGCTGACTCAACAAGATGGTGAAACAGGGTTTCGGCATTTTATTGATGATGCTCCTTTACTGTGGCACCCCAAGGCAGATGAACCCTTTGCTGAACAGGTCGATGAGTTTTTTCAACGCTATCGTAACTCATTGAAATACGACCGACAGGTATTGTTTGATCGTTATCAACGCACCGATGTGGCAATCAAAGTGGTGGGGGTTGGCAGTGTTGGAACCCGCTCAGCAATTGCCTTATTTGAAGATGCAGACCGTGAACCGCTGATCTTACAAATGAAAGAAGCCAATCCGTCTATTCTTAGTCCGCTGTTTAAAGACAAGGTTGCGCATGAAGGCGAGCGGGTGATTCATGGTCAGCAATTAATGCAAGCGGCCAGCGATATCTTCTTGGGTTTTTCCAACTTAAAACAAGATTTTCATGTTCGACAGTTACGAGATATGAAAATTTCAGTTGATCTTGCCGATATGGATGATGAATATTTCTATGAATATGCGGAAAGTTGTGGTCTCGCTTTAGCCCATGCGCATGCTAAAGCCGGCAATGCGGATGTATTGATGGGGTATTTAGGCGAAGGCAGTACGATCGTTGAGGTTTTACAGGATTATGCGATCCAGTCAGCTGAGCGTAATTTAAATGACTATCAGCAATTCATGAATGCCGTAGCGGATGGTCAGATTCAGCTCGCTGGCGATGATGCCCTTTAA
- a CDS encoding RNA pyrophosphohydrolase, with product MIDSEGFRPNVGIILANDDGQVLWAKRIGHNAWQFPQGGIQFGETPEQALFRELREEVGLLPEHVQIIAQTKGWLRYRLPHRYIRSDSDPVCIGQKQKWFLLKLTASPHHIQLNLSDPPEFDEWQWVSYWYPLGQVVNFKRDVYRKAMMELCLQLPQR from the coding sequence ATGATCGACTCAGAAGGTTTCCGACCCAACGTCGGGATCATTTTGGCAAACGATGACGGACAAGTTTTATGGGCAAAACGCATTGGTCACAATGCTTGGCAATTTCCACAAGGAGGGATCCAATTTGGTGAAACCCCTGAGCAGGCACTTTTTCGTGAACTGAGAGAAGAAGTCGGTTTATTGCCCGAACACGTCCAAATTATAGCGCAAACAAAAGGTTGGCTGCGTTATCGTTTGCCACATCGGTACATTCGGTCAGATTCAGATCCGGTATGTATTGGACAAAAGCAAAAATGGTTTTTACTGAAGTTAACGGCCTCGCCGCATCATATTCAGTTAAACCTATCAGACCCACCCGAGTTCGATGAATGGCAATGGGTGAGTTACTGGTACCCATTGGGTCAAGTGGTCAACTTCAAACGTGATGTTTACCGTAAAGCCATGATGGAATTATGTTTACAACTACCTCAGCGTTAA
- a CDS encoding HAD family hydrolase, whose protein sequence is MQLALFDLDHTLLNTDSDHSWGEFLVNEALVDPVHHRQMNDKFYEDYKAGQLDPIAYNEFVFEFLTKHDNAYLTELHQLFMQKVIRPQMRPKGFDAIKKHQDLGHAIVGITATSDFITAPIFREFGITEIIATNAEVVDGQYTGKVTGIPCYQKGKLARLDQWLAGRSVSESWAYSDSINDRFLLEYATHAIAVNPDDRLEKLAQQQAWDIQDWSI, encoded by the coding sequence ATGCAATTGGCTTTGTTTGATTTAGATCATACGCTGTTAAATACCGATTCTGACCATTCTTGGGGAGAGTTTTTGGTCAATGAGGCTTTGGTTGATCCAGTTCATCATCGCCAAATGAATGACAAGTTTTATGAAGACTATAAAGCAGGGCAGCTTGACCCGATTGCCTATAATGAGTTTGTATTCGAATTCCTGACCAAACACGACAATGCCTATTTAACTGAGTTACATCAGTTGTTTATGCAGAAAGTCATTCGTCCGCAGATGCGACCTAAAGGCTTCGATGCGATTAAAAAGCATCAAGATCTTGGTCATGCCATTGTTGGCATTACCGCCACCAGTGACTTTATTACTGCACCGATTTTCCGTGAATTTGGCATTACCGAGATTATTGCCACCAATGCAGAAGTGGTGGATGGACAATATACGGGCAAGGTCACAGGGATTCCATGCTATCAAAAAGGCAAGCTTGCGCGTCTGGATCAGTGGTTGGCTGGTCGGTCCGTGTCTGAGTCATGGGCCTATTCTGATTCAATCAATGATCGTTTCTTGCTTGAATATGCCACCCATGCGATTGCGGTCAATCCAGATGATCGTTTAGAAAAGCTAGCGCAACAGCAGGCTTGGGACATTCAAGACTGGTCGATTTAA